Proteins co-encoded in one Chrysemys picta bellii isolate R12L10 chromosome 13, ASM1138683v2, whole genome shotgun sequence genomic window:
- the LOC112060560 gene encoding olfactory receptor 14A16-like yields the protein MSNQTTVTEFLLLGFSDIRELQILHFVVFLVIYLAALMGNLLIITAVALDHHLHTPMYFFLVNLSILDLSSISVTIPKSMANSLMNTRSISYSGCVTQVFLFIFFISADFALLTVMAYDRHIAICRPLHYATVMNRRACVEMAAGVWISGILNSALHTGSTFVIPFCGGNMVDQFFCEIPQLLKLACSDSDLNETVAIVFSACLALSCFVFIIVSYVQIFKAVLKIPSEQGRRKAFSTCLPHLTVVSLFICTGTVAYLKPASSSASGLDLMVGVLYSVVPPMMNPIIYSMRNREVKGSLSKLIGWRLFRKNKMSICLHL from the coding sequence atgtccaatCAAACAACTgtgaccgagttccttctcctgggattctctgacattcgggagctgcagattttacactttgtggtgtttctggtGATTTACCTAGCAGCCCTGATGgggaatcttctcatcatcacagccGTAGCCCTCGACCACcatcttcacacccccatgtacttcttcctggtgaacctgtccatcctagacctcagctccatctctgtcaccatccccaaatccatggccaattccTTGATGAACACGAGGTCAATTTCTTATTCTGGATGCGTCACACAAGTCTTTCTCTTTATCTTCTTTATTTCAGCAGATTTTGCATTATTGACTGTCATGGCATACGACCGACACATCGCCATCTGCCGACCACTGCACTATGCGACAGTGATGAACAGGAGAGCGTGTGTCGAAATGGCAGCAGGTGTGTGGATCAGTGGTATTCTTAactctgcactgcacactgggagCACATTCGTGATACCTTtttgtggaggcaacatggtggatcagttcttctgtgaaatcccccagctcctcaagctcgcctgctctgactcAGACCTCAATGAAACTGTGGCTATTGTCTTCAGTGCATGCTTAGCCTTAAGctgctttgttttcataattgtgtcatatgttcagatcttcaaagcAGTGCTGaaaatcccctctgagcagggccggcgtaaagccttctccacctgcctgccTCACCTTACTGTGGTCTCCTTGTTTATTTGTACTGGGACTGTTGCCTACCTGAAACCGGCCTCCAGCTCAGCGTCAGGTCTGGATCTCATGGTGGGTGTTCTCTATTCCGTGGTGCCACCAATGATGAATccgatcatctacagcatgagaaACAGGGAGGTGAAAGGTTCATTGAGTAAACTGATAGGTTGGAGGTTATTCCGCAAGAATAAAATGTCCATATGTCTCCACTTATAG
- the LOC112060559 gene encoding olfactory receptor 14A16-like — protein MSNQTSTFDFLLLGFSGVRELQLLHFLLFLVLYLVALMGNLLIITVIALDHHLHTPMYFFLLNLSFIDLCYISVPIPKSMVNSLTNSRSISYSGCVTQVFLFPLFAVAELSFLTFMAYDRYVAICQPLHYEAIMNRRACVRMAASAWLCSILNSALHTGTTFALTFCGGNMVDQFFCEIPQLLKLTCSDTYRRESGAIVFSACLSLSCFVFIIVSYVQIFTTVLRIPSEQGRHKAFSTCLPHLFVVSLFLWTLTVAYLKPTSSSTSRWDLMVAVLYSVVPPMMNPIIYNMRTEDIQAALRRLIAGRLFTMNIKSIVLP, from the coding sequence ATGAGCAACCAAACTTCAACATTCGATTTTCTGCTCTTGGGATTCTCTGGTGTTCGGGAGCTGCAGCTGTTACACTTTCTACTGTTTCTAGTTCTTTATCTGGTAGCCTTGATGgggaatcttctcatcatcacagTCATAGCCCTTGACCATcatcttcacacccccatgtacttcttcctgctCAACTTATCCTTCATAGACCTCTGCTACATCTCTGTCCCCATTCCTAAATCCATGGTCAATTCACTAACCAACTCCAGGTCAATTTCTTATTCTGGGTGCGTCACCCAAGTCTTTCTCTTTCCCTTGTTCGCGGTAGCTGAGCTCAGCTTCCTCACTTTCATGGCATACGATCGATatgtcgccatctgccaaccTCTTCATTATGAAGCTATAATGAACAGAAGAGCTTGTGTCCGAATGGCAGCCAGTGCATGGCTCTGTAGTATTCTCAACTCTGCATTACACACTGGGACCACATTTGCATTAACCTTCTGTGGAGGgaacatggtggatcagttcttctgtgaaatccctcAACTACTCAAGCTCACCTGCTCTGACACATACCGCAGAGAATCTGGGGCAATTGTATTTAGTGCTTGTTTATCTTtaagctgctttgtttttataattgtgtcgtatgttcagatcttcaccacggtgctgagaatcccctctgaacagggccggcataaagccttctccacctgccttcctcacctctttGTGGTTTCCTTGTTCCTCTGGACTCTTACTGTTGCCTACCTGAAGCCCACCTCAAGCTCAACATCAAGGTGGGATCTCATGGTGGCAGTTCTCTATTCTGTGGTGCCTCCAATGATGAATCCCATCATCTACAACATGAGGACCGAGGATATCCAAGCTGCCCTGAGGAGACTGATAGCAGGGAGATTATTCACCATGAATATAAAGTCCATAGTTCTCCCTTGA